A stretch of DNA from Vibrio gallaecicus:
TACATCGTATTGGTCGATATGGGGACCAACGCCACCGCCGATAGCCGAGTAGCAGATCATGAGGTCATCGAATAACCAGTTAGGAAGTGATGTAAAAGCTTCTGTAAGTTGGTTTGCACCTTCATGCCAGTGGTTAGCAGCTTGCACAATAAGCTGCCAATGACTTTCACTTAACTGACTAAACTTTTCTTCGCCAAATGGACCGTGCTCAGCCGTCCATTCATCATTGAAGTTAGAAACGAATCGAGAATCTATTTCCTCTTCCATCGATAAACCCGCTAGCTCTTCTGGAGAAATCGGGTCAATAAAGTTTTGGAAGCCACCTTTTAGAATAGTGGGTTTTTTATGCCAGTAGTTTTCAAGGAATTCAGGCATAGAAAAGCTTAGTTGGTACATGTGTATCCTATATAGTCGAGTGCTAGGTGCTAGGTGCTAGGTGCTAGGTGCTAGGTGCTAGTTTAGATTGTAAATCTTGTTGGACAATCTCAAGGGCCGCAACAGCGACTTGTGGGTCGATGTCATTACTTTCCAAGAGGTAGATAAGGTCAACTGCGAGTTTGACCTCTTCAGGTGCGTCATCTAGCGGAGAAGGAGTTTTGTCAGTCATCATGTCGCCTAGGTTTGTCTAAGTTAATCAAACGCTCAATATCCTTCATCGAATCTGAACATCTTTCTAATCGTTCTTTAGCCGTAATAAGCGCTTTTTCAGTACTGGATTTCTGGCTTTTATGAGCATTTTCCCATGCTTTCTGTCGTTGGCTCACTAATTGAGTTAAGCGTCTATGCCAATCTTGATGCTGAGCGAGATCATTATACAGCTGATTAGGGCTTTTCGCCGATTTTAACGGACGATCTTGTCTTAAATCGTGGTTTGCTAGTTCACGTTGAATTGCTGCTATTTGATTCATTAACTTTTCAGATAAATAAGTCGCTCTCGTCGGAGTAAGTTGTGAGCTAGCTTGCTCACGTAAAATAGTCTGGTAAGTTGATTGAGTTTCTAACGCACATGGAAGAAGTAAATGAGCACCGCTTTTAAATAAAGTACGATCGAAAAGAGGTTGATGATACCTACCTCTTGCTTTATCGACCTGCGAGCAATGTCCAATTAACGTATCTAATAAGGTTTTCAGTTCAGAAAGCTGACTCATAGACTTCTTACCTTAAAGTGTGACGAACCATGCTTCATAGGCGAGCTTAATGGCTAAAATACTCACAACGGTAACGAATACAGGGCGAATGAATTTTGCGCCAAAGCGAATCGCGGAATGAGCGCCAACAAACGCACCAACCATAAGACATACACCCATTGTTAAACCAAGCACCCAATCAATATGCCCAAGAACCGCAAAAGTGACTAAAGAGGTAAAGTTACTGGTGAAGTTCATGGCTTTCGCTAAACCAGACGCCAGCAAAATATTTAGCTTATATAAAGCCATTGAACTTACGGTCCAAAATGCGCCTGCTCCAGGTCCTGCAACGCCATCATAAAATCCAAGAATAGAACCTTGGATAATCTGTTTTTTCTTTAGGGTAGGGCAGGGCTTTGGAGAAACATTTTGATTAGCGTCAGGCGTCTTATGGAAAATAGTATAAGCTGCCGCTGCTAAGATAATGAGAGGTAATACTTTCTCTAACCATTCAGTACTGATCGCATTAACCGCAAGTGTGCCGATAGTGGCTCCAATTAAAGTGCTTATAAAGGCGTTGATCCAACACTCTGGCTTGAAAAGCTTTTTCCGGTAGTAAGTAAAAGCCGCGGTAGATGATGCAAAGGTAGCCGCTAATTTATTAGTACCTAATGCAATATGAGGCGGTAATCCTATAGAAAGAAGAGCAGGAACCGTTAACATTCCACCGCCACCAGCGACAGCGTCAATGAAACCAGCAGCAAATGCAACGAGTGCAAGCACTACCAGCATTGTTGGTTCAATCATTTCCATAAATTTCTTAAATTCTCATTATTATAGTGTTGTAGTTTCTAGACCCTGCGATATTAAGGTCAAATTTAATATTTTATTGTTCTTTTAAATGGTGGTAACGAGTCTAATAAAGACTGACCGTAGCGTTTGGTGACAATGCGTCTGTCGAGGATCGTGACTTTACCAGAATCTCTCTCTTTGCGCAGTAATCGACCTACGGACTGAATAAGTTTTTTACTTGCTTCAGGTACCGTGATTTGCATAAAAGGGTTTCCACCGCGAGATTCAATATATTCTGAATGCGCTCGTTCAACTGGCGAGGATGGTACACCAAATGGAATCTTAGTGATCACTAAATTTTCTAATAATTCTCCGGGTAAATCTAAGCCTTCAGAGAAGCTTCCCGTACCAAAAAGAATACTGGTTTTGCCTTGCTCAATAAGCTTTTTATGTTTTTTTAGAATTTCAGTTCTTGATGTGTCGCCTTGTACTTGTAGAGCCCAGCTGCGTTTAACGAAATCTGTTGCTAATGATTCTGCAACTTGGTTCATTTGCCAGTAAGAAGAGAATAAAACGAGGTTCGCTTGTTTGTCTTCAATTACCTTAGGCAATATTTCAATAAGATATTCTGTAAACTGAGGCGCTTGAGGTTCATATTTCATCGCAGGTACGATCAGCTCAGCTTGGTTTTGATAATCAAAAGGTGAAGCTAGAGCTAAAAATTGTACGCCGTCTTCCGACTTTTGGCTGATTCCAGCCTGGTGACAGAAGAAACTAAAAGAATTCAGTGCCCTCATAGTAGCCGAAACAAGCACAGCACCAACACACCGGCTCCAAATTTGTTGATCAAGTTTCCAGCCGACTTCCAAAGGTGAAACATTGACGACAAAATCACCTTCACGTTCTTTGTTTATCTCAAGCCATCGTGCTAAAGGCGCACCTTTATCCCGTTTAGGCTCTGCCATTAGTTTCCAAACTTGAGCTAGGTTTTCAGTTCTTTGTATATAAAAGCCGATTTCAGCCAATGCTGGCTCAGCGAGTTTTGCTGAAAGCTCACCATCTTTGACTCGTTCAGCAATAAGGTCTGCGATTTTTGCGACGGCTTGGCTCGCTTTTTGTGTGAGTTGCTTGAGATCTTTGGATTCACTTTCCAACCACTCTGGCAGGTCTCCATATTCAAAACGATAGATACCGTCTTCAAATTGAGAAGCATCAAAGCGTTTGCTTAGTTGGCTTAATGTCGGAATGAGTTGCTGAACAGAATCTTGAAGTTCGTTTCTAAACCGAGATACTCGTTTCTCATCAGCTAGACCAGAAAGCTTACTGATGGATTGATTCAACTTTTCGAGCCAGGAAGCTGCACCTTTTAAACTAGCGGCTGCAGATGAATGGTCTCTTGCAACGTGAGGGAGGTGATGAGCTTCATCGAAAATATAAATACAATTTTCTGGTTCAGGAAGAATAACACCTCCACCAAGATCAGCATCAGCCATCACTAAGCTGTGGTTTGCAATAATAACATCGGCTTTATCTAGCTCAGAGCGAGCTTTTTGAAAAGGGCAATCACGATGAGTCGGCATACTGTTATTGCAACTATGCTTATCACTAACAATCATTTGCCAAATCGAATTATCTATTGGTTTTGGCCATGAGTCTCTATCACCATCCCATTTACCTTGTGCAAGGCTGGTATACATGGTCTGCAATTGCTCAATGTCTTTCTTCTTTGGCTTGGACTCAAATATGGCCATTTGACCGCCATCAGTCCCACTCGCGGCTGCAAGTTTCTCTGCACAACAGTAGCGTTTGCGACCCTTCGCCAATATAAATGAGAATTCTCGGTCGGTAATCCTTCTATATAAAGGAAGGTCTTTATTCACAAGCTGTTCTTGTAAGGCAACAGTGGCTGTTGAAATGACAATTTTTCTATTGTTAAGCACAGCAACAGGGATGGTCGCCATTAAATAAGCTAAGGACTTACCAATACCAGTGCCAGCTTCTGCGACAATTATGCGGCTACTTTTATGGTATTGCCCGCAAAGTGTCTTTGCAATTTCGGCTACTAGGTAGTTTTGGGCTCGTCGAGGTACAAAGTTGTCCAACTGTGATTGAAGGTTTTGATAACTGGTGCGAATGGAATTCTGGATTTTAGTGCTTAGCATACTGTGACCTACGTAACTGAGCTGAGATAGTAGCACATAACTCTAAGCTGTTCATTTTCTGCAAAATTGATTGCTTTTGGAGTAAATCTAGATCTTGTTCACAAAAAAAAAGTGAACTATTGGAAAATAAAAAAAAAATTCCCCACTTTGGAGTAAGTTGCTGAATTAACCTTTAATTAGTCATGTTATTTGGTGTTAAAAACTGCATTTTATTTATATGTTGGTTATACATGCTGATTATATCGTTTTTTATTCGATCAAATGTTAATGTTTTGTTGTTGGGATATTAGCCGTAAATTGCTGCAATGTGGTGTAAGTATATGATTTATATTTATTTTCATATTTTTAGGTTTATTTTTTATCTTATTTGACAGTCAGAATAATCTTTTGCAATCTAGACCTCGAAATTTAGTGGCAGTGACTAATCAACAAAGATTGATAGGCACGGTCATAAAAAGGGAACCGGGCAAGGATCTCCCATTCTTAGAAAAGGCAGTGGATTTATTATGAAAAAGACTCTATTAGCACTTGCTGTAATGGCAACTGCAGGAACAGTAAACGCGGCAGAAGTATTCAAGTCTGACGAAGGTTCAGTTGATTTTTACGGTCAGCTACGTCCAACACTATTATTTTTAGACGACTCTGAAGCTGAGCTAAACACTAGCTCTTCTCGTACTGGCGTAAATGGTGTTTATGTTGCTAGCGATAGCTTGAAAGTATTGGGCGAAGTTGAAATCGGTGTAGCACTTGGTGATAACTACGGTGCAGGTTCGGATTCTAGTGAGCGTACTGACGATACAGTTTTTGTACGTCGTCATATCATTGGTTTTGATATGGGTGATATGGGTACTATCCGTATCGGTAAAGAAGGTACTTATGCCGATGATGTCTACGGTGCTGATTATTCATACTTCTTTGGTGGCTCTGCTCTTCTATATGGACACGCTTGGAATAATGATTCTCAAGTTAAATATGCTTTAGATACAGAGCAATTTTGGCTAAAAGCTGGTTACTCTTTCGGCGAAGATAATACTAATGAAGAAATTCGTGAAGTATTTGTAGGTAAAGCTTTCGGTGACCTATCTGTACACGCTGGTGTTCTTTCTTCAACAAATAAAATTGCTGTTACTGGTGTCGCGGCAGATACTGAAAATCTATCATTTGAATTTACGGGTGAATATGCTCTAGGTGAACACACGCTAGGCGCAACATACTACAACAATTCAAATGAAGATAAATCAGCTAACACAACTGTTGACTCTCACGGTATCTCTTTAGCTGGTATGTTCGCAGTTGCTAACAAAACAACTTTATACTCTGGTTATGAGCTAGTATTATCTTCTTCTGATGCTGCTGGTACTGTAGACGGTGATGCTTCTCGTTTCTACGCTGGTGTTGAATACAAGTTCTCTAAATGGGCTCGTGTTTTTGCAGAAGGCGCATATGTGTTTGAAGAAACAACTACAGCAGACGCAAAAGTTGATAGTAAGACAGATTTTGGTCTAGGTGCCCGTTTCTACTGGTAATAAGTAGAACAAAACACATTCGAACCCAGCTATATGCTGGGTTTTTTTATATCTAACAGAGGATAGTTCACCATGCGCTTATTATTACCAATTACTTTAACATTGGCTATGTGCACCAGTTTTCAATCTATTGCTGCGTCTATACTATATATTCCTGATAGCGTTTCTTTATTAGCTGTCAATATGGAGAAGCCTGAGACCAAAGGTGGCTTTTTTTCTGAGAACACAACTTTAGAGTTACCTGATGGTATGAATCAGATCGTTTTTAAATACCAGACTGAATTTGAAATTGGCGATGTTATTAAAACAGTCTATAGCGATGCTGTAATTGTAAAATTTAACTCATCAAATGAAGAGCTTGTGTTTGAATTACCATCATTTTCGTCTTACAGGCAAGCAGAGAAAGGGATGTTCCCATTAAAATGGAAACTTCTAAATAAGAGCGGTGAAAGTATCATATTGGTCCAAGACACGCTTTTATCAAGTGGTGTTCAATTTGGGCGGAACTACCCTCAGGAAGCGAGAAATTATAACATTGCGGGAGGTTTAGCCAGTGTTCCTGTTACATATGTGGTTGCGAATCAATTTGAAGAAACGATAGCAGCCTCGGAATTAGCTCAAACTTCAGTAACATTGGATAATCAACCGTCGATTGAGCAATTCAAGGATATGTTTAAGGGATTGTCATTAGAAGATAAAAATGAGTTGAAAGAATGGATTAATAGACAAAAATAGTGGTTAATTTT
This window harbors:
- a CDS encoding TSUP family transporter; the encoded protein is MEMIEPTMLVVLALVAFAAGFIDAVAGGGGMLTVPALLSIGLPPHIALGTNKLAATFASSTAAFTYYRKKLFKPECWINAFISTLIGATIGTLAVNAISTEWLEKVLPLIILAAAAYTIFHKTPDANQNVSPKPCPTLKKKQIIQGSILGFYDGVAGPGAGAFWTVSSMALYKLNILLASGLAKAMNFTSNFTSLVTFAVLGHIDWVLGLTMGVCLMVGAFVGAHSAIRFGAKFIRPVFVTVVSILAIKLAYEAWFVTL
- the dinG gene encoding ATP-dependent DNA helicase DinG; amino-acid sequence: MLSTKIQNSIRTSYQNLQSQLDNFVPRRAQNYLVAEIAKTLCGQYHKSSRIIVAEAGTGIGKSLAYLMATIPVAVLNNRKIVISTATVALQEQLVNKDLPLYRRITDREFSFILAKGRKRYCCAEKLAAASGTDGGQMAIFESKPKKKDIEQLQTMYTSLAQGKWDGDRDSWPKPIDNSIWQMIVSDKHSCNNSMPTHRDCPFQKARSELDKADVIIANHSLVMADADLGGGVILPEPENCIYIFDEAHHLPHVARDHSSAAASLKGAASWLEKLNQSISKLSGLADEKRVSRFRNELQDSVQQLIPTLSQLSKRFDASQFEDGIYRFEYGDLPEWLESESKDLKQLTQKASQAVAKIADLIAERVKDGELSAKLAEPALAEIGFYIQRTENLAQVWKLMAEPKRDKGAPLARWLEINKEREGDFVVNVSPLEVGWKLDQQIWSRCVGAVLVSATMRALNSFSFFCHQAGISQKSEDGVQFLALASPFDYQNQAELIVPAMKYEPQAPQFTEYLIEILPKVIEDKQANLVLFSSYWQMNQVAESLATDFVKRSWALQVQGDTSRTEILKKHKKLIEQGKTSILFGTGSFSEGLDLPGELLENLVITKIPFGVPSSPVERAHSEYIESRGGNPFMQITVPEASKKLIQSVGRLLRKERDSGKVTILDRRIVTKRYGQSLLDSLPPFKRTIKY
- a CDS encoding DUF2057 family protein, whose product is MRLLLPITLTLAMCTSFQSIAASILYIPDSVSLLAVNMEKPETKGGFFSENTTLELPDGMNQIVFKYQTEFEIGDVIKTVYSDAVIVKFNSSNEELVFELPSFSSYRQAEKGMFPLKWKLLNKSGESIILVQDTLLSSGVQFGRNYPQEARNYNIAGGLASVPVTYVVANQFEETIAASELAQTSVTLDNQPSIEQFKDMFKGLSLEDKNELKEWINRQK
- a CDS encoding porin, which codes for MKKTLLALAVMATAGTVNAAEVFKSDEGSVDFYGQLRPTLLFLDDSEAELNTSSSRTGVNGVYVASDSLKVLGEVEIGVALGDNYGAGSDSSERTDDTVFVRRHIIGFDMGDMGTIRIGKEGTYADDVYGADYSYFFGGSALLYGHAWNNDSQVKYALDTEQFWLKAGYSFGEDNTNEEIREVFVGKAFGDLSVHAGVLSSTNKIAVTGVAADTENLSFEFTGEYALGEHTLGATYYNNSNEDKSANTTVDSHGISLAGMFAVANKTTLYSGYELVLSSSDAAGTVDGDASRFYAGVEYKFSKWARVFAEGAYVFEETTTADAKVDSKTDFGLGARFYW
- the rsmS gene encoding pleiotropic regulatory protein RsmS — encoded protein: MMTDKTPSPLDDAPEEVKLAVDLIYLLESNDIDPQVAVAALEIVQQDLQSKLAPST
- a CDS encoding primosomal replication protein translates to MSQLSELKTLLDTLIGHCSQVDKARGRYHQPLFDRTLFKSGAHLLLPCALETQSTYQTILREQASSQLTPTRATYLSEKLMNQIAAIQRELANHDLRQDRPLKSAKSPNQLYNDLAQHQDWHRRLTQLVSQRQKAWENAHKSQKSSTEKALITAKERLERCSDSMKDIERLINLDKPRRHDD